The following are encoded together in the Phycisphaerae bacterium genome:
- a CDS encoding LysM peptidoglycan-binding domain-containing protein, with the protein MRKDVKTGMLIGTGLCLIAVVWFCMHQQVVEQPQIEELLSQNRNLFAAGTATQVKPKDTGSQELVDKNQDKPQTPPPVSDAASVRVHTVQSGETLSDISRAYYGTSGKWNKIYEANKELLPRGADTIRTGMKLIIPQ; encoded by the coding sequence ATGAGAAAAGATGTCAAGACAGGAATGCTCATCGGCACAGGATTGTGTCTGATTGCCGTTGTGTGGTTCTGCATGCATCAGCAGGTGGTGGAACAACCGCAAATAGAAGAGCTGCTGTCGCAAAATAGAAATCTTTTCGCAGCAGGTACCGCGACCCAGGTTAAACCAAAAGATACCGGGTCGCAGGAACTGGTCGATAAAAATCAGGATAAACCACAAACTCCCCCGCCTGTCAGCGATGCAGCGTCTGTAAGAGTACATACGGTCCAGTCGGGAGAAACCTTAAGCGATATTTCAAGAGCTTATTACGGTACGAGCGGTAAATGGAACAAAATTTACGAGGCTAATAAAGAATTGCTCCCCCGCGGTGCGGATACTATCAGGACAGGAATGAAATTAATCATCCCTCAATAG
- the secD gene encoding protein translocase subunit SecD, whose product MDRNVVRFGLVAVIILVIFAAAEIYPPNETLKPGLDLAGGTSLTYDIDTTGLRENETDSLSQKLVPILMKRIDPGNIQNIIMRPQGDTRIEIQVPLASADTYRKRQAYDDALNALEKDNINLAIIKRTLVKDPNDRAAIFAEFAADSNERKEILSNLASTYDARKAAQEKRDNYKLQLDTIAGQLEKARVNKETLAMLAPSWDAMDPNEQKATVDRLVADVNGTDNKPAAKSTAEQTKEKLLSIEQYFALYRQWADVVNELTMPETGLNTAYRDAELRLKDFNLGTETLTEVLEMPEKSRTRAEFIKQFKNRFPSRVDRIDTLVKAFGEYRPMRGRIDGPEDVKRMLKGSGVLEFRILPTLNDGRTNRDELLAYTDALKTKGPKLASDSKYIWLELENPKDSTWQSSDSHQIITGTFAEKYYVLASNLKDECMLKNTGKKPWKLQKAGTTVDELGKRAISFTFDEVAASLFYNLTRNNLQRPLCITLDNIAISAPNIRSAIRSSGIIEGSYTQTEQMDMIDKLNAGSLPARLIEPPVSEKTIGPSLGADNRNMGIQAGKIALAVVMCFMILYYRISGIIACIALGLNILFILAMMAITRATFTMGGIAGIVLTIGMSVDANILIFERLREELDGGAGIRTAISNGFSRAFLTIFDSNLTTFIPALILYMIASEEIKGFAITLMFGIISSLFTAIFVTRIIFHILLNMGIIHDKLTMMRIIRNANVNWMGLRPVFITASLLLVAGGLFVFFYRDEAANSKYDIEFTGGTSLQINLKSDNPLERSEVENIIRMEGKRLNNPGIAMAKVYRVGDKTSQLQYEITTTETNKTTVPIVFNAGQNQTVQSVTDAITKTQKTMRGILSSLAVTQDSNNPLEFVIATTQTNTPIVTRILNKTFGENAVAGEPVVNEIVTGAVQDAFAGKLEMLENLEPNIASVTKIDNATVDAYPELSDFLGGVKIEFTVQKPVMVSQIVQRLNDLRYKPELTHIQWFQYRLTGPTLESLPDKPYTTFVYYSVEPEAGFRQFNEDEWKQFVNNETTKLTEAASLQSSLPRVTQIAPSIGDEAKTRAIVATVLSLIAICIYVWFRFGTLRYGVAAIVPIGHDICITIGAVVACTYIAGTVIGQKLLIGDFKIDLAMIAAFLTIIGYSINDTIVVFDRIRERRGRLSILTPELISQSINQTLSRTILTSFTTFLAVLILYILGGPAIRGFAFAMLIGVVIGTYSSIAIAAPILILGKKTKAVIDKK is encoded by the coding sequence ATGGATAGAAATGTTGTGCGTTTTGGACTTGTAGCGGTAATTATACTTGTAATCTTCGCGGCAGCGGAAATTTATCCTCCGAATGAGACACTAAAGCCCGGACTCGACCTTGCGGGCGGTACAAGTCTTACTTACGATATCGACACAACCGGTCTGCGTGAGAATGAGACAGACAGTCTCTCCCAGAAGCTGGTGCCGATTCTAATGAAAAGAATCGACCCCGGTAATATTCAGAATATTATCATGCGTCCCCAGGGCGATACGCGAATCGAAATTCAGGTTCCGCTGGCAAGTGCCGATACGTACAGGAAACGTCAGGCCTATGATGACGCTCTGAACGCACTGGAAAAAGACAATATCAATCTTGCGATAATCAAGAGGACGCTGGTCAAGGACCCCAATGACAGAGCAGCGATATTCGCGGAATTCGCCGCCGACAGCAATGAAAGAAAGGAAATTCTCAGTAACCTCGCATCGACTTACGATGCGAGAAAAGCGGCACAGGAGAAAAGAGATAATTATAAACTTCAGCTCGATACGATAGCCGGACAACTTGAAAAAGCCCGTGTAAATAAAGAAACGCTCGCTATGCTCGCGCCGTCATGGGACGCAATGGACCCCAACGAGCAAAAAGCCACGGTTGACCGTCTGGTTGCCGATGTCAACGGCACAGACAATAAACCTGCCGCCAAATCTACCGCCGAACAGACAAAAGAAAAACTCCTGTCAATTGAACAGTATTTTGCACTTTACAGACAATGGGCAGATGTCGTTAACGAACTGACGATGCCTGAAACCGGACTTAATACCGCTTACAGGGACGCAGAGCTAAGGCTGAAGGACTTTAACCTCGGCACAGAAACGCTGACAGAAGTACTTGAGATGCCGGAGAAATCCAGAACCCGCGCAGAATTTATCAAGCAATTCAAAAACAGATTCCCTTCGAGAGTGGATAGAATAGACACGCTGGTAAAAGCATTCGGCGAATACCGGCCGATGAGAGGCAGAATCGACGGACCTGAAGATGTCAAAAGAATGCTCAAAGGCAGCGGCGTACTTGAATTTCGCATTCTGCCGACACTTAACGACGGCAGAACAAACAGAGACGAACTGCTTGCATACACAGACGCTTTGAAAACAAAGGGACCCAAGCTTGCTTCTGACAGCAAATATATATGGCTCGAATTAGAGAATCCCAAAGACAGTACCTGGCAGAGCAGCGACAGTCATCAGATTATTACAGGCACATTTGCGGAGAAATACTATGTGCTCGCAAGCAATCTGAAAGACGAGTGTATGCTCAAGAACACAGGCAAAAAGCCGTGGAAGCTGCAGAAGGCCGGCACAACGGTCGATGAACTCGGCAAAAGAGCGATTAGTTTCACTTTTGACGAAGTCGCAGCTTCGCTGTTTTACAACCTGACCAGAAACAATCTTCAAAGACCGTTATGCATAACTCTCGATAATATTGCGATATCCGCCCCGAACATCCGAAGCGCCATTCGCTCCAGTGGTATAATCGAAGGCAGTTATACCCAGACTGAACAGATGGATATGATTGACAAACTCAACGCCGGTTCACTGCCCGCCAGACTGATTGAACCGCCGGTATCCGAAAAAACCATCGGACCAAGCCTCGGTGCCGACAACCGTAATATGGGAATCCAGGCAGGCAAAATAGCATTGGCTGTTGTTATGTGCTTCATGATTCTTTATTACAGGATTAGCGGAATTATCGCATGTATCGCGCTGGGCCTGAATATTCTTTTCATCCTGGCGATGATGGCTATTACCCGTGCGACTTTTACTATGGGCGGCATTGCCGGTATCGTGCTTACCATCGGTATGAGTGTCGATGCGAACATCCTGATTTTCGAGAGGCTCAGAGAGGAACTGGATGGAGGCGCAGGCATACGCACCGCAATTTCCAACGGTTTCAGCAGGGCCTTTTTGACTATTTTCGATTCGAACTTAACAACGTTTATCCCGGCCCTTATTTTGTATATGATTGCATCGGAAGAAATCAAGGGTTTCGCGATAACACTTATGTTCGGTATTATATCTTCGCTGTTTACCGCGATTTTTGTAACCCGTATTATTTTTCACATTCTGCTTAACATGGGAATTATCCACGACAAACTGACGATGATGCGTATAATCAGAAATGCGAATGTTAACTGGATGGGATTAAGACCTGTCTTCATAACAGCATCGTTACTCCTTGTAGCCGGCGGGTTATTCGTGTTTTTCTACAGAGATGAAGCCGCAAACAGTAAATACGACATTGAATTCACCGGCGGAACCAGTCTCCAGATTAATCTAAAGTCTGACAATCCGCTCGAAAGAAGCGAGGTCGAAAACATAATACGCATGGAAGGCAAAAGGCTCAATAACCCCGGCATAGCGATGGCTAAAGTTTATCGCGTGGGAGATAAGACATCCCAGTTGCAGTATGAAATCACAACTACAGAAACAAATAAAACCACGGTTCCGATAGTTTTCAACGCCGGTCAGAATCAGACTGTTCAGAGCGTAACCGATGCGATTACCAAAACACAAAAAACAATGCGAGGCATACTTTCGAGCCTTGCGGTAACACAGGATTCTAATAATCCTCTGGAGTTTGTCATCGCCACTACCCAGACAAATACTCCGATTGTTACCCGGATTCTGAATAAAACATTCGGTGAAAATGCCGTTGCGGGCGAACCGGTTGTCAATGAAATAGTTACCGGCGCCGTACAGGATGCCTTTGCAGGCAAACTGGAGATGCTCGAAAATCTGGAGCCGAATATCGCTTCGGTCACGAAGATTGATAACGCGACGGTTGACGCCTATCCGGAATTAAGCGATTTTCTCGGCGGCGTCAAAATCGAATTTACCGTGCAGAAACCAGTGATGGTAAGCCAGATAGTTCAGCGGCTTAATGATTTGCGATATAAGCCGGAATTGACGCATATTCAGTGGTTCCAGTATCGGCTCACAGGCCCAACGCTGGAATCTCTGCCGGACAAACCTTATACGACGTTTGTTTATTACAGTGTTGAGCCTGAAGCAGGCTTCCGTCAATTCAACGAAGATGAATGGAAACAATTTGTAAACAACGAAACCACAAAACTTACCGAAGCCGCTTCGCTGCAAAGCTCTCTGCCGCGAGTTACACAGATTGCGCCGTCAATCGGCGACGAGGCAAAGACACGGGCAATCGTAGCTACGGTACTGTCTCTAATCGCTATCTGTATTTATGTCTGGTTCCGATTCGGAACTCTTCGCTATGGCGTGGCAGCTATCGTTCCTATCGGTCACGATATCTGTATCACAATCGGCGCCGTGGTCGCATGTACATATATTGCCGGCACAGTTATCGGCCAGAAACTGCTTATAGGCGATTTCAAAATCGACCTGGCAATGATTGCGGCATTTCTGACAATTATAGGTTATTCAATTAACGATACCATCGTTGTATTCGACCGTATCCGTGAAAGGAGAGGCAGACTTTCAATACTGACGCCTGAGCTTATCAGCCAAAGTATAAACCAGACACTCTCGAGAACTATACTGACATCGTTTACCACCTTTTTGGCAGTGCTCATACTGTATATTCTCGGAGGCCCGGCTATACGCGGCTTCGCCTTTGCGATGCTCATCGGCGTTGTGATTGGAACTTACTCGTCTATAGCTATTGCCGCTCCTATACTTATACTCGGCAAAAAAACAAAGGCTGTTATCGACAAAAAATAG
- the yajC gene encoding preprotein translocase subunit YajC: MEIGWVLAQADQNSQVIKAEDISKESISEATTKQADPNSGVVTAKKNPQSQWQSLIFIVLIFGVMYFLMFRGPKKQRQQQEQMVRSLKKNDRVQTVGGIFGTVLEVSDTEITLKIDESNNTKIKILPSAIGKVIEQR; this comes from the coding sequence ATGGAAATCGGATGGGTTTTGGCACAGGCCGACCAGAATAGTCAGGTAATCAAGGCAGAAGATATTTCAAAGGAAAGCATTTCCGAAGCTACTACTAAACAAGCGGACCCGAACTCCGGTGTTGTAACAGCTAAAAAAAATCCACAGAGTCAGTGGCAGTCGCTGATATTCATCGTTCTTATCTTCGGAGTTATGTACTTTTTAATGTTCAGAGGTCCCAAGAAACAGCGGCAACAGCAGGAACAGATGGTCAGGTCGCTGAAGAAAAATGACAGAGTCCAGACTGTCGGAGGAATTTTCGGCACGGTTCTCGAAGTAAGCGATACTGAAATTACACTCAAGATTGACGAATCCAACAATACAAAAATAAAGATACTTCCTTCGGCAATCGGCAAGGTAATCGAACAAAGATAA